A window from Pangasianodon hypophthalmus isolate fPanHyp1 chromosome 4, fPanHyp1.pri, whole genome shotgun sequence encodes these proteins:
- the ipo13a gene encoding importin-13, with product MSACSEPTEFTAEAVERALQQLYYDPDMVQKNVAQKWLAQAQASPQAWHFCWALLSPDKVPEIQFFGASTLHGKISSHWHDLSSELRESLRSQLVTHVCHFALGPKMVLTRLCVALASLILRTLLDSWPSAVPDLLQAFQSGEGSAEAAGRRLALLEVLTVLPEELLSRKFTPGNRARLQAALAQEWTSLCPLLRELLRCEGSACSVKERALRCLPSWLTLGVDLGQCEGVLQDSLAILKVPELFDTAVESVVGALSVPDWQRSADSLVKLLPRVLELQEELKRAVQDRDMETSHGICRIVVALGETHCRTLLEQIGHWQGFQALVSMILSCTAIPGHYPVDETSSSLTLTFWYTLQDDIMSLETEKQTFYLQLYRPVYFQLVDVLLHKARFPNEHDYASWSSDDKEQFRTYRVDISDTLMCVYELLGPELLRKLYDKLGVLLTDTTHSHSSSWQDIEALLFGFQSIADTVDVSYSDVIPGLIGLIPLISANSVQLTETVMLTLGSLAEWLADHPVMVPAVLCVVLPALSDADLSVAAVSTLKRICRECKRHLYPHANDILASSQDALVKRIHKSPQSTWLMQALGFLLSAMPDEEIPERLLSLLSPHIQDLERLANQAPSPATKHSTLQVLGLISSLFSTLDLNTHGEGLDGVKGRRFAAHNNPVVVVLQQVFPLIQTLLSKWLKDTEVVEASCAVFEKSLKTLGGDFAPLVPQLCELISQLFSAYPQASALDLIQQLLQIFACEKEHVSSIAAVLELVTNVTMSVFQHGAREHPDVVESFMKLHAQVLKRKPDLYHSEGLDIRVVFYCGILAFKFPETPTLKSTCVLFTELMSHCEDVPAVRDVLQEDGLLLLQTLLEVISIQAPCGLLELLAEVLFSISLHCPSLLATRLRDALQPDAFPCALLTPEHKERFCQQILREQVSKWKMRDIVKEFSLLCRGLQGTDDTADY from the exons ATGTCCGCTTGCTCAGAACCGACCGAGTTTACTGCGGAGGCAGTGGAGAGG GCTCTTCAGCAGCTGTACTATGATCCGGATATGGTGCAGAAAAACGTGGCCCAAAAGTGGCTGGCGCAGGCCCAAGCGTCACCGCAGGCGTGGCACTTTTGCTGGGCATTGCTGAGCCCGGACAAG GTGCCTGAGATCCAGTTTTTCGGTGCGAGCACACTACACGGCAAAATCTCCAGCCACTGGCACGACCTCAGTTCTGAGCTTCGTGAGTCTCTCCGCTCTCAACTCGTCACCCACGTGTGCCACTTCGCCCTCGGCCCCAAGATGGTGCTGACGCGCCTCTGCGTGGCCCTGGCGTCTCTGATCCTCCGCACGCTCCTCGACTCCTGGCCCAGCGCCGTGCCCGATCTCCTGCAGGCGTTCCAGAGCGGAGAGGGCTCAGCTGAGGCGGCCGGCCGGCGCCTGGCCCTGTTAGAGGTGCTCACCGTGTTGCCTGAGGAGCTCCTGAGCAGGAAGTTCACACCAGGGAATCGTGCCAGGCTTCAGGCTGCCCTGGCGCAAGAGTGGACGTCGTTGTGTCCACTGCTGAGGGAGCTGCTGCGGTGTGAAGGCTCGGCATGCAGCGTGAAGGAGCGAGCGCTGCGCTGTCTGCCGTCCTGGCTCACGCTCGGCGTCGATTTGGGTCAGTGTGAAGGAGTGCTGCAGGATAGCTTGGCCATACTTAAAGTGCCTGAGCTTTTTGACACGGCTGTGGAGAGCGTCGTCGGTGCCCTTTCAGTGCCTGACTGGCAGAG GTCCGCGGACAGTCTGGTGAAGTTGTTGCCCCGTGTGCTGGAGCTCCAGGAGGAGCTGAAGAGGGCAGTGCAGGACAGAGACATGGAGACGTCTCACGGAATCTGCCGCATTGTCGTCGCTCTCGGCGAAACCCACTGCAG AACATTGTTGGAACAGATCGGACACTGGCAGGGTTTCCAGGCTCTGGTCAGTATGATTCTGTCCTGCACTGCGATTCCTGGCCACTACCCAGTGGACGAGACTTCcagctcactcactctcacattcTGGTACACACTGCAG GATGACATCATGTCACTGGAAACAGAGAAGCAGACGTTTTACCTGCAGCTGTACAGACCCGTTTACTTCCAGCTGGTTGACGTTCTGCTGCACAAAGCACGCTTTCCTAACGAGCACGACTACGCCTCATGGTCTTCTGATGACAAGGAACAATTCAGGACATACAG AGTCGATATCTCAGAcactctgatgtgtgtgtatgagctgcTGGGCCCCGAACTGTTGCGCAAACTGTACGACAAACTTGGTGTGTTGCTGACCGACACGACGCACTCACACTCCTCCTCGTGGCAG GATATAGAGGCTCTGCTGTTCGGTTTCCAGTCCATAGCTGACACTGTGGACGTCAGTTACTCAGACGTGATCCCAGGTCTGATCGGCCTCATCCCTCTCATCTCCGCGAACAGCGTTCAGCTCACAGAGACCGTCATGCTCACACTAG GCTCACTGGCTGAGTGGCTGGCCGATCACCCAGTCATGGTGCCCGCTGTCCTGTGTGTCGTCCTGCCCGCCCTGTCAGACGCTGATCTCTCCGTGGCCGCCGTCTCCACGCTGAAGAGAATCTGCCGCGAGTGCAAGCGTCACCTTTACCCGCACGCCAACGACATCCTGGCATCCTCACAG gatGCACTCGTTAAGCGGATCCACAAG aGCCCTCAGAGCACGTGGCTCATGCAGGCTCTGGGATTTTTACTCTCGGCCATGCCGGATGAGGAGATTCCGGAAAGactgctctctctcctctcgccTCATATCCAGGACCTGGAGCGGCTGGCCAATCAGGCG CCCTCTCCTGCCACTAAACACTCCACGCTTCAGGTTCTGGGCCTGATCTCCAGCCTCTTCTCCACTCTCGACTTGAACACACACGGCGAAGGACTGGACGGGGTTAAAGGTCGTCGATTTGCTGCTCACAACAATCCG GTAGTAGTCGTGCTACAGCAAGTGTTTCCTCTCATCCAAACCCTTCTGAGCAAGTGGCTGAAAGACACCGAAGTGGTGGAG GCCTCATGTGCTGTTTTTGAGAAATCTCTGAAGACCCTTGGCGGTGATTTTGCTCCTCTCGTACCTCAACTCTGTGAGCTGATTAGTCAGCTGTTCAGCGCCTACCCACAAGCCTCTGCTTTGGATCTCATACAACAG CTGCTTCAGATATTTGCCTGTGAGAAGGAACACGTCTCATCAATCGCTGCGGTTCTGGAACTTGTCACAAACGTCACCATGTCTGTTTTTCAGCATG GTGCAAGAGAACATCCTGACGTGGTCGAGTCGTTTATGAAGCTTCATGCACAG GTTTTGAAAAGGAAACCAGATCTGTATCACTCAGAGGGTCTCGATATCAGAGTGGTCTTCTACTGTG GAATTTTAGCTTTCAAATTTCCCGAGACGCCCACTCTCAAGTCCACATGTGTGCTGTTT ACAGAGCTGATGTCTCACTGTGAGGACGTCCCCGCTGTCCGAGATGTGCTGCAGGAGGACGGCCTGCTGCTTCTTCAGACCCTACTGGAG gttatcAGTATCCAGGCTCCCTGTGGTCTGCTGGAGCTCCTGGCTGAGGTTCTGTTCTCCATCAGTCTCCACTGCCCCAGCTTGCTCGCGACTCGGTTGAGAGATGCCCTGCAGCCGGACGCCTTCCCCTGCGCCTTACTCACGCCGGAGCACAAAGAGCGCTTCTGCCAGCAGATCCTCAG ggAACAAGTGAGTAAGTGGAAGATGAGGGACATTGTGAAGGAGTTTTCCCTGTTGTGTCGCGGTCTACAGGGAACAGACGATACCGCGGATTACTGA
- the si:ch73-344o19.1 gene encoding uncharacterized protein si:ch73-344o19.1 isoform X2, producing MDALVCVVWSVALLTHTPSLKAESSASVPASTTVSLNEAIDLFVTSKITDPKEPIRTDISRPPPPPQHISSTSTERDRAQGASTASLLTLTSILTTNHANTKITDTEEPNTETTIGTGIIQPAESIMSTNATEGSLDITPSLILLRSTTITPGSSIPSSTNLSEEQNSSQSTTSETIPTVSLIPPSIPASTLKDLITGSASLGKENQDWPSELDVGDEDSDKLPSPSPLDPLLAGLISIFIISTALLSIILFLKFCQQSGHPEFHRLQDLPMDDLLEDTPLSRYSY from the exons ATGgatgcacttgtgtgtgtggtgtggagTGTAgcactcctgacacacacaccgagtCTCAAAG CTGAGTCCTCCGCATCCGTTCCAGCCTCGACCACCGTGTCTCTAAATGAAGCCATTGACCTCTTTGTGACCTCAAAGATCACTGACCCCAAAGAACCCATTAGGACGGACATCTCTCGTCCCCCACCTCCACCACAACATATCAGCAGCACTAGCACAGAACGAGACAGAGCACAAG GTGCATCCACCGCCTCCCTTCTTACCTTGACTTCAATTTTGACCACAAATCATGCAAACACAAAGATCACCGACACTGAAGAGCCCAACACAGAGACTACCATCGGGACAGGCATCATTCAGCCAGCAGAAAGCATCATGTCAACAAATGCAACAGAAG GTTCTTTAGATATCACTCCATCCCTCATTCTACTGAGGAGCACCACCATTACACCAGGATCATCCATCCCTTCATCTACCAATCTCAGTGAAGAACAAAACTCTTCTCAATCCACCACCTCTGAGACGATTCCAACAGTATCTTTAATTCCACCTTCTATTCCAGCTTCTACTCTGAAAGACTTGATTACTGGATCTGCTTCATTAGGGAAAGAGAACCAGGATTGGCCATCAGAACTAGATGTGGGAGATGAAG ACTCAGACAAATTgccttctccttctccattGGATCCTTTGCTTGCTGGCCTGATCTCCATCTTCATCATTAGCACTGCTCTGCTCTCCATCATACTCTTCCTCAAATTTTGCCAACAAAGCGGCCATCCTGAATTCCACAGACTGCAAGACCTTCCCATG
- the fzr1b gene encoding fizzy-related protein homolog yields the protein MDQDYERRLLRQINHQNLPDGHVSKSGFAACSPVSVKSGDRFIPTRAGSNWSINFHYANENCWSPNQNQRSKDASADTGKDAVAYAALLRNELLGAGIETVPDPHTDDRRHAILSQDIHSLFRYTLHTKRVPFDSGNEISPYSLSPLSNKSHKLLRSPRKPARKISKIPFKVLDAPELQDDFYLNLVDWSAGNLLSVGLGACVYLWSACTSQVTRLCDLSVDGDSVTSVCWNERGSLVAVGTHKGFVQIWDAAGGRKLTSLEGHSARVGALAWNGEQLSSGSRDRVILQRDVRAPPAAERRLQGHRQEVCGLKWSPDHQHLASGGNDNKLLVWNSSSLVPVQQYSEHLAAVKAIAWSPHQHGLLASGGGTADRCLRFWNTLTGQALQSTDTGSQVCNLAWSKHANELVSTHGYSQNQILVWKYPSLTQVAKLTGHSYRVLYLAVSPDGEAIVTGAGDETLRFWNVFSKTRCTKESKSVLNLFTRIR from the exons ATGGACCAGGACTATGAGAGACGCCTCCTCAGGCAGATCAACCATCAGAACCTGCCAGATGGTCACGTGTCCAAG TCCGGCTTTGCCGCATGCAGTCCAGTCAGTGTTAAGTCAGGCGACAGATTCATACCCACTCGCGCAGGAAGCAACTGGAGCATCAACTTCCATTACGCCAAC GAAAACTGCTGGTCTCCTAACCAGAATCAGCGCTCAAAGGACGCCAGTGCAGACACTGGAAAGG ACGCAGTGGCCTATGCTGCTCTGCTGCGGAACGAGCTCCTGGGAGCGGGCATCGAGACCGTACCCGACCCTCACACAGACGACCGACGGCATGCCATCCTCTCCCAGGACATACACAGCCTCTTCAGG TACACACTTCACACAAAGAGAGTGCCTTTTGACAGCGGCAATGAAATCTCCCCATATTCCCTCTCTCCCCTCAGCAACAAAAG tcaCAAGCTGTTGCGGTCACCGCGAAAGCCGGCACGAAAGATCTCCAAAATCCCCTTCAAGGTTCTGGATGCACCGGAGCTGCAGGATGACTTCTACCTTAACCTG GTAGACTGGTCAGCTGGAAACCTGCTCAGTGTTGGTCTTGGTGCTTGTGTGTACCTGTGGAGCGCCTGTACCAGTCAG GTGACGAGGTTGTGTGATCTGTCAGTCGATGGAGACTCTGTGACTTCAGTCTGCTggaatgagaga gGAAGCCTGGTTGCTGTAGGAACCCACAAAGGCTTTGTGCAGATATGGGACGCAGCCGGAGGGAGGAAGTTAACCAGCCTGGAAGGACACTCGGCTCGTGTCG GAGCTTTAGCGTGGAACGGCGAGCAGCTGTCCTCGGGCAGCAGGGACAGGGTGATCCTACAGAGGGACGTCCGCGCGCCGCCTGCTGCTGAGAGAAGGCTACAGGgccacagacaggaagtctGCGGCCTCAAGTGGTCCCCAGACCACCAGCATCTCGCCTCGGGAGGCAACGACAACAAG CTGCTAGTGTGGAACAGCTCGAGCCTGGTGCCCGTGCAGCAGTACAGCGAGCATTTAGCGGCGGTGAAGGCCATCGCCTGGTCGCCCCATCAGCACGGCCTGCTGGCATCCGGAGGAGGCACGGCCGACCGCTGCCTGCGCTTCTGGAACACGCTCACAGGACAGGCGCTGCAGAGCACCGACACCGGATCACAGGTCTGCAACCTGGCCTGGTCCAAACACGCCAACGagctg GTCAGCACACACGGCTACTCGCAAAACCAGATCCTGGTGTGGAAATATCCATCACTCACGCAGGTGGCCAAGCTGACCGGACATTCCTACCGTGTGCTCTACTTG GCTGTGTCTCCAGACGGCGAGGCTATAGTGACAGGAGCAGGAGATGAGACACTCAGGTTCTGGAACGTCTTCAGCAAAACGCGCTGCACCAAg GAATCCAAGTCAGTGTTGAATCTGTTCACCAGGATACGGTAG